Proteins encoded in a region of the Dehalococcoidia bacterium genome:
- the dcd gene encoding dCTP deaminase: MVLSDRDIRAELERKRIIVEPLGEGCVQPASVDLRLGHKLRIFKQHSQGFIDVKQESPHLTELVEVDEDTPFYLHPGEFALGVTLERIVLPPDIVGRLDGKSSLGRLGLVVHSTAGFVDPGWDGYLTLELSNLSPLPITLYHRMKVSQISFMRLTSPAELPYGSKQIGSKYQGQDEPVPSRYYLNYRPKR; this comes from the coding sequence ATGGTACTCAGCGACCGTGATATCAGGGCCGAGCTAGAGCGGAAACGGATAATCGTGGAGCCGCTGGGCGAGGGCTGCGTCCAGCCCGCCAGCGTGGACCTGCGCCTGGGCCACAAGCTGCGCATCTTCAAGCAGCACTCGCAGGGCTTCATTGACGTCAAGCAGGAGTCGCCGCACCTCACCGAGCTGGTCGAGGTGGACGAGGACACCCCCTTCTACCTGCATCCCGGCGAGTTCGCGCTGGGCGTGACGCTGGAAAGGATCGTCCTGCCGCCGGACATCGTCGGACGGCTGGACGGGAAAAGCTCCCTGGGCCGGCTGGGCCTCGTCGTCCACTCCACGGCGGGATTCGTGGACCCCGGCTGGGACGGCTATCTGACCCTGGAGCTGAGCAACCTGTCGCCGCTCCCCATCACGCTCTACCACCGGATGAAGGTGTCCCAGATCTCCTTCATGCGGCTGACCAGCCCCGCGGAGCTGCCGTACGGCAGCAAGCAAATCGGCTCCAAGTACCAGGGGCAGGACGAGCCTGTGCCCAGTCGCTACTACCTCAACTACCGCCCCAAGCGCTGA